A window of the Acidobacteriota bacterium genome harbors these coding sequences:
- a CDS encoding VWA domain-containing protein codes for MSRRALGVLLAAAAMLSSAPQVAAQEVDLMLLAPPRTQPLIGPSRAVVEIIGDAPVDRIEVLFGDQVLGFKSEPPWEIEFDAGPENRPRSLRLRASFRGYTMGEMVADFPAFQVDSQIDAELRPIYVTATAQGRRVLHLGREDFEIYDDGSRQQIVTFGRGDVEITASILIDASSSMAGRRLRFALRGAAAFVQGLSNPEDEAAIRLFSDRLLHAPPFATDARRALAGLTKVRATGGTALADHLYFGLKELEGRQGRRVLLLLTDGVDSHSTLEMADVAWLARRSRAQIFWIRTDPRDREEARYSAWKDPDRYRAEFSLLRRIVDDSGGRVITLDTIDQTAVAVREVLAELREQYVLGFQPTVVRHDGSWRRLSVRVKQPGVRLRSRDGYIDD; via the coding sequence ATGAGCCGGCGCGCCCTCGGTGTTCTCCTGGCCGCCGCGGCGATGCTCTCCTCGGCCCCCCAGGTCGCCGCCCAGGAGGTCGATCTCATGTTGCTGGCCCCGCCCCGCACGCAACCCCTGATCGGCCCGTCACGGGCCGTCGTCGAGATCATCGGCGACGCTCCCGTCGATCGCATCGAGGTGCTGTTCGGCGATCAGGTCTTGGGCTTCAAGAGCGAGCCGCCGTGGGAGATCGAGTTTGATGCCGGGCCCGAGAATCGCCCCCGCAGCCTGCGCCTGCGGGCCTCCTTCCGGGGCTACACGATGGGCGAGATGGTGGCCGACTTCCCGGCCTTTCAGGTCGACTCGCAGATCGATGCCGAGCTGCGGCCGATCTATGTCACCGCCACCGCCCAGGGCCGCCGGGTGCTCCACCTCGGTCGCGAAGACTTCGAGATCTACGACGACGGCTCCCGCCAGCAGATCGTCACCTTCGGCCGCGGCGATGTCGAGATCACCGCCAGCATCCTGATCGACGCCAGCTCGAGCATGGCCGGCCGACGGCTGCGCTTCGCCCTGCGGGGCGCAGCCGCCTTCGTGCAAGGGCTGTCGAACCCGGAGGACGAGGCGGCGATTCGCTTGTTCTCGGACCGCCTCCTCCACGCCCCGCCCTTCGCCACCGATGCGCGCCGTGCCCTCGCCGGCCTGACCAAGGTCCGGGCCACCGGCGGCACCGCCCTCGCCGACCACCTCTACTTCGGCCTCAAGGAGCTCGAGGGGCGCCAGGGCCGACGGGTCCTGCTGCTGCTGACCGACGGCGTCGACAGCCACAGCACCCTCGAGATGGCCGACGTCGCCTGGCTGGCGCGGCGCAGCCGCGCCCAGATCTTCTGGATCCGCACCGACCCGCGAGATCGCGAGGAAGCCCGCTACTCGGCCTGGAAGGATCCCGACCGATACCGCGCCGAGTTTTCCCTGCTGCGCCGCATCGTCGACGACAGCGGCGGTCGGGTGATCACCCTCGACACCATCGATCAGACCGCGGTGGCGGTGCGCGAAGTGCTCGCCGAGCTGCGCGAGCAGTACGTGCTCGGCTTCCAGCCGACGGTGGTGCGCCACGATGGCAGCTGGCGCCGCCTGTCGGTGCGGGTCAAGCAGCCGGGAGTGCGGCTACGCTCCCGCGACGGCTACATCGACGACTAG
- a CDS encoding VWA domain-containing protein produces the protein MQLRLRHSRALRALATAAALALACPLAAAAQDLFLDTVDVRVINVEVMVTDKDGAPVTGLTRDDFEVLEDGEPVELTNFLAIEQRQARDREEAELLGGPTEPATRNLQLVVFVDENNLDPRNRNLLFDKLKELLDGSWGAEDQAMLVALGDTLRVSEPFTGDAERLRQAITELEQRVGGFSRTIADYRGLQREIQRAALEPPNSGGFSNPLFETAVLDAERLARRIRTVAEQRRGQTQHTVEHLGRFVRTLASLPGRKALLFLSDGLPTQPADALVEAWRGKFEDWLIQNGQNGALGELTCLGSGEFDTTRLIDDLVEEAAAQRVAFYPITPGSRLAGNGVSAEFAGSGTTDGRGAFSRTARTLEQMSLESSLLRLAEETGGVAFTRTSNLAGLMARIENDVTTFYSLGYSPSQQADEEYHEIEIRLRSPEAKGLVVRHLQGYREKNELEVLQDQTLSALHYGVTDNALDVRLEPGAAEATGKDRFEVPVMVKIPFEKLLLLPSGERHRGQVTLFVAVRDDQGRISPFQQIDLPIEIPNERLFEALTGAAAYPMRLAMRGGAQRIAVGARDRVARIDATVNLEIDVGAESEQGSR, from the coding sequence ATGCAACTTCGTCTCAGGCATTCTCGAGCTCTCCGTGCCCTCGCCACGGCGGCGGCCCTCGCCCTGGCCTGCCCGCTGGCCGCTGCCGCCCAGGACCTGTTCCTCGACACCGTCGACGTACGGGTGATCAACGTCGAGGTGATGGTCACGGACAAGGACGGCGCCCCCGTCACCGGCCTCACCCGCGACGACTTCGAAGTCCTCGAAGACGGCGAGCCGGTCGAGCTCACCAACTTCCTCGCCATCGAGCAGAGGCAGGCCCGCGACCGCGAGGAGGCGGAGCTCCTCGGCGGCCCCACGGAGCCGGCCACCCGCAACCTCCAGCTCGTCGTCTTCGTCGACGAGAACAATCTCGACCCGCGCAATCGCAATCTGCTGTTCGACAAGCTCAAGGAGCTGCTCGACGGCAGCTGGGGGGCCGAGGATCAGGCCATGCTGGTCGCCCTCGGCGATACCCTGCGGGTCTCCGAGCCCTTCACCGGCGATGCCGAGCGCCTGCGCCAGGCGATCACCGAGCTCGAGCAGCGGGTGGGCGGCTTCTCGCGCACCATCGCCGACTACCGCGGCCTGCAGCGCGAGATCCAGCGCGCCGCCCTCGAGCCGCCCAACTCCGGCGGCTTCAGCAACCCACTTTTCGAGACCGCCGTTCTCGACGCCGAGCGCCTCGCCCGCCGGATCCGCACCGTCGCCGAGCAGCGCCGCGGCCAGACCCAGCACACGGTCGAGCACCTCGGACGCTTCGTGCGCACTCTGGCCAGCCTGCCGGGGCGCAAGGCGCTGCTCTTTCTGAGCGACGGCCTACCCACCCAGCCGGCCGATGCCCTGGTCGAGGCCTGGCGCGGCAAGTTCGAAGACTGGCTGATTCAGAACGGCCAGAACGGCGCCCTCGGCGAGCTCACCTGCCTGGGCTCCGGCGAGTTCGACACCACCCGCCTGATCGACGATCTGGTGGAAGAGGCGGCCGCCCAGCGCGTCGCCTTCTACCCCATCACGCCCGGCTCCCGCCTCGCCGGCAACGGCGTGTCGGCGGAGTTCGCCGGCAGCGGCACGACCGATGGCCGCGGCGCCTTCTCGCGCACCGCCCGCACCCTCGAGCAAATGAGTCTCGAGTCGAGCCTGCTGCGCCTCGCCGAGGAGACCGGCGGCGTCGCCTTCACCCGCACCAGCAACCTCGCCGGCCTGATGGCGCGGATCGAGAACGACGTCACCACCTTCTACTCGCTGGGCTACTCGCCGAGCCAACAGGCCGACGAGGAGTACCACGAGATCGAGATCCGCCTGCGCTCGCCGGAGGCCAAGGGCCTGGTGGTGAGGCACCTGCAGGGCTACCGTGAGAAGAACGAGCTCGAGGTCCTGCAGGACCAGACCCTGTCGGCGTTGCACTACGGCGTGACCGACAATGCCCTCGACGTCCGCCTCGAGCCGGGAGCGGCGGAAGCCACCGGCAAGGATCGCTTCGAAGTGCCGGTGATGGTAAAGATTCCGTTCGAGAAGCTCCTCCTGCTGCCCTCCGGCGAACGCCATCGGGGCCAGGTGACGCTGTTCGTGGCGGTGCGCGACGACCAGGGACGCATCTCGCCCTTCCAGCAGATCGACCTGCCAATCGAGATCCCTAACGAGCGCCTCTTCGAAGCCCTCACCGGAGCCGCCGCCTACCCCATGCGCCTGGCGATGCGCGGCGGCGCCCAGCGCATCGCCGTCGGAGCCCGTGATCGGGTGGCACGCATCGACGCCACCGTCAATCTCGAGATCGACGTCGGTGCGGAAAGTGAGCAGGGCTCGCGGTGA
- a CDS encoding tetratricopeptide repeat protein, with translation MKRRLCLVAIACLLGVVPGLAAQDLEELLAEPTASPFDGDWVLRGHGLRGVSAAVAGRVLTAAEGGSIAVEVYASQPPGAARLPLLVEIDGPSFLAGTSEERIRGELFAYAIDSEGVIAGHLAEAFGIDLRQLGEAVWQSGLKIFGALDLAPGTYTLRLLVRNATSGQETLLQRRIAMPADAILSFPTPDDRDSWIAIRSWSLGESDAYPFTADDGTVRSPAALPVLSTERPARGHFWGTSEDGAVELQIRAADGTVTPITAERVGGQPAALTFEVPELATGEYELALVDQPSQAIRVLILADSARERSLQWTDLRWRLDEATALVDAGPIASPDQPRKRRERKRLRQLAASYRQALEPLTENRSAAALEAVFELESQSIGSSLGSLGDGELQAARDLAGDRPATLLPLIRLHQELYRRYQGRRAYSLGSHSRLHVERLIETYLELGGEPDLGAQALATLGGHLIAAHLPASGSRLLQRARQLDAGNEAALLGLAVLFERHGAYGKARSLLDELVKAHPSHAEGRLRLAVNLARMGDRRGAAQALAGVDLDQAPPWVAALVLQERARQHLQRKDFEGALALLLRARGRLPEDPGISLLLAHVYDRQRDPARALEIVHGIRPKSDRESPRKRYDRPPEESFGRARQSLIEVAEQALPGLGEKLTQAGDRP, from the coding sequence GTGAAACGCCGCCTCTGCCTCGTCGCCATCGCCTGCTTGCTCGGCGTCGTCCCAGGTCTGGCGGCACAGGACCTCGAAGAGCTCCTCGCGGAGCCCACGGCATCCCCCTTCGATGGTGACTGGGTGCTGCGCGGTCATGGCCTGCGCGGCGTCTCCGCCGCCGTCGCCGGCCGCGTCCTGACCGCCGCCGAAGGCGGCTCGATCGCGGTCGAGGTCTACGCCAGCCAGCCCCCGGGAGCGGCGCGACTGCCGCTGCTGGTCGAGATCGATGGCCCCTCGTTCCTCGCCGGGACCTCCGAGGAGCGCATTCGCGGCGAGCTCTTCGCCTACGCCATCGACTCCGAGGGAGTCATCGCCGGCCACCTTGCGGAAGCCTTCGGAATCGATCTGAGGCAGCTCGGAGAAGCCGTCTGGCAAAGCGGACTGAAGATCTTCGGAGCCCTCGATCTCGCCCCCGGGACTTACACCCTCCGCCTCTTGGTGCGCAACGCCACCTCGGGGCAGGAAACGCTGCTGCAGCGTCGCATCGCAATGCCTGCGGACGCCATCTTGTCGTTCCCGACGCCGGACGACCGGGACTCCTGGATCGCGATTCGCTCCTGGAGCCTGGGAGAGAGCGACGCCTACCCCTTCACCGCCGACGACGGCACCGTACGCTCGCCGGCGGCGCTGCCGGTCCTGAGCACCGAGCGACCGGCCCGGGGGCACTTCTGGGGCACTTCCGAGGATGGCGCCGTCGAGCTCCAAATCCGCGCTGCCGACGGCACCGTAACGCCGATCACGGCAGAGCGGGTCGGCGGCCAGCCCGCCGCCCTCACCTTCGAGGTTCCGGAGCTGGCGACCGGCGAGTACGAGCTCGCCCTCGTCGACCAACCGTCGCAGGCCATCCGGGTGCTGATTCTGGCGGATTCCGCCCGCGAGCGCTCACTGCAGTGGACCGACCTGCGCTGGCGCCTCGATGAGGCCACCGCCCTGGTCGACGCAGGGCCGATCGCGAGTCCCGATCAGCCGCGCAAACGGCGCGAGCGCAAACGCCTACGACAGCTCGCGGCGAGCTACCGCCAAGCCCTCGAGCCGCTGACCGAGAATCGCTCGGCGGCCGCCCTGGAGGCGGTCTTCGAGCTCGAATCGCAGTCCATCGGCTCGTCCCTCGGCAGCCTCGGCGACGGCGAGCTGCAGGCCGCCCGGGACCTCGCCGGCGACCGCCCGGCGACCCTGCTGCCGCTGATTCGCCTGCACCAGGAGCTCTACCGCCGCTACCAGGGACGGCGCGCCTACTCCCTCGGCAGTCACAGCCGTCTCCATGTCGAGCGTCTGATCGAGACCTACCTCGAGCTCGGCGGCGAGCCCGACCTCGGGGCCCAGGCCCTCGCCACCCTCGGCGGCCACCTGATCGCCGCCCACCTGCCGGCCAGCGGCAGCCGACTCCTGCAACGCGCCCGACAGCTCGACGCCGGCAACGAGGCGGCTCTCCTGGGGCTGGCGGTCCTGTTCGAGCGCCACGGCGCCTACGGCAAGGCCCGCAGCCTCCTCGATGAGCTGGTGAAGGCCCATCCGAGCCATGCCGAGGGGCGCCTGCGACTCGCCGTGAACCTCGCCCGCATGGGCGATCGGCGCGGTGCGGCGCAGGCCCTGGCGGGAGTCGACCTCGACCAGGCGCCGCCCTGGGTCGCCGCCCTGGTCCTCCAGGAGAGGGCCCGCCAACACCTCCAGCGCAAGGACTTCGAAGGCGCCCTGGCCCTGCTCCTCAGAGCCCGCGGCCGCTTGCCCGAGGATCCGGGCATCTCGCTTCTGCTGGCCCACGTCTACGACCGTCAGCGGGATCCTGCCCGCGCCCTCGAGATCGTTCACGGCATTCGCCCGAAGAGCGACCGCGAGTCACCCCGCAAACGCTACGACCGCCCGCCGGAGGAGTCCTTCGGCCGCGCCCGTCAGTCGTTGATCGAGGTGGCAGAGCAAGCCTTGCCGGGTCTCGGCGAGAAGCTCACCCAAGCCGGAGACAGACCATGA